TGATTGATGTAAGTAAACATGGGATATTTAGTCTGAGCCTCGTCTCTGGCCAGGTATCAAGAGGAGCTGCCTGTAGCCATCGCTGGGCGTGCTTATAAATACGTCACCCAAccagagctggtgaaactgatGGAGTGGAAGCTCACTGTAAGTAGTGCAGATAGATGCATAGCTTTATTGACTAAGTAGTAAGTGAATGTTTCTGATATTCCATGTAATAAtttgaaattaaaataaaaataaaaattaaagtAACTATACTTTCCTTACTGTCCATGACCAAAGAAATCTCTTTAAACTCCCTGCTCCCTGACTGGTTGTGAAATGTCTTGGCACTGTATCACCTGCAGAGGGGGAAATTCCGTCCGCGGCTGCAGCAGCTCGTGGCCTCGAACAGTGATGAGATGGTGGAGAAGTGCTCTAGAAAGGCCTTCAGTCTCCTCCCTGACGTCCAGGCAGCCATCACAGAACTCCGCTCTCTCAAAGCCCTGGGCCCAGCCACCGCCTCAGGTCAGCAGCACCCAGGGGCCGTCTGTCTGGTTCGCAGGATGAGAAAACACTTTTTAGGCAATTTTTAAGACTGACAAGACCGAGAAGGCTGACATGTTTTCTTCCTTTCAAGAGTAGAAAAAAAGTAACCTAAACAATGTTGGTTCAGTCACCTTCTTAATGGGATAAATTGATTTAGGCCTATCAATCTCATGAACAAAGCTCACAATGCAGGACGGAGGTTCCCAACACTCTGTTAAAGCATAGTTAATATTCAGGAAACTACAGCGATCTGGTAAGGGGCACAGTTTAACTTGGACTATCTTTGACTGGCCTTTGTGTTCCAGCTGTATTGGCAGCAGGAGCTCCCGAGCAGGCTGCATTCATGGCCGACGAGGCCGTTGAAAGTATCCCTGGACTGGGGCCCATTCAGTACACACCCAGGCACTATGCTCTCTACCTGAACAAgatggctacacacacacaaacacttaacaaaggtgagattgtgtgtgtgtgtgtgtgtgtgcgtgtgcgtgtgtgtgtggtgtgtgtgtaatgcaCATTTGCATATTATCTATCTGCAACATTGTAGTTTTGCTCCATGTGCATTAGGCTTcctcctggtgtgtgtgtaagagacagAAGAGGGGGGAAACTATACCCGGGATGTGGAAACCCCATGTCGTAATCTATGCTGACGTTGTTTGTTGACCTgcctccatcttcctcagtgGACAGCGTGCGGGACTGGACCCCCCATAGGGTGGAGCTGTGTTTGTGGGCATGGGCGGTAGCCAATCAGCTGCAGCTCCCCCTGCTGAAGGATGTGGATCTAGAGAACAGCCTTCACAATAAGTCAGACCCGGAGACCAATGACAGGCCAGCTAAGAGACAGAGGACCAAGTAAACTTTTTTTCTTCAGAAAACTACCTTGTAAAGCCTTTAATTTGACAATAGAGAATATGACTGGGATGAAAGAATTGTCAGGCTACCTCAACATTATTGCAGTAGTGTTTTGTCTTTACGGTATGTCTAGTTTTACAGTGTAACGTGCAAATAAACTTCCAAATTAAATCTTTAAACAGTATTTATTTAGCATCTGGTGCTTGGTTAACTCACCCCATGTACCCACAATGTGTAGTGCCCCTTGatgatacttttgtatatatagtgtatgtggacacctcttcaaattagtggattcggctatttcagccacacaaccgttgctgacaggtgtataaaatcaagcacacagccacgcaatctccgtagacaaacattggcagtagaatggccttactgaagagactcagtgacattcaacgtggcactgtcaaattatgtcacctttccaacaagttagcttgtcaaatttctgccctgctagagctgccctggtcaactgtaagtgctgttattgtgaagtggacacgtttaggagcaacaatggctcagccacgaagtggtaggcctcaCGAGCTCACAGTGGGACCGCTGAAGAGCTTTGTCCTCAGTtccaacactcactactgagttccgaacggcctctggaagcaacgtccgcacaataactgttagttggaagcttcatgaaatgggtttccatggctgagcagccgcacacaagcctaatgtCGGCAATGCCAAACATCGGCTGGagcggtgtaaagctcgccaccattggactctggagcagtggaaatgtttctctggagtgatgaatcatgcttcaccatctggtagttcgacagacaaatctgggtttggtggatgcaaggagaacgctacctgccccaatgcatagttccaactgtaaagttttgtggaggaggaatattggtctggggctgttttacaTGGAtcgggctaggtcccttagttccactgaagggaaattttaacgctacagcatacaatgaaattctagacgattctgtgcttccaactttgtggcaacagtttggggaaggccctttcctgtttcagcatgacaatgcccccgtgcacaaagtgaggtccatatagAACTGGTTTGTCGAGATAAGTGTGGAAGATCTTGACCGGCCTCCACAGGGCCCAGACCACAATcccacctttgggatgaattggaaagctgactgcgagccaggcctaatcacctaaAATCAGtccccaacctcactaatgcttgtggctaaatggaagcaagtccccgcagcaatgttccaacatctagtggaaagccttcccagaagagtggaggcagctattacagcaaaaggggggccaactccatattaatgcccatgattttggaatgagatgttcgacgagcaggtgtccacatacttttgataatgtagtgtatgtacaaGGTGGCTCGTATAATAAATATAGCGGTGGGATGATGAGACATTTCCACAGTATTGTTCTTTATTCATATTGTTCCTAAATTAAAGCAAATACAATGAACAGTACAAAATAAAACCAAAATATATACAATAGAAAATGGTTCAGTTCAGAACATTTAAAAAGTACAATACATCATGAAATAATTAATGAGGACTTTAATATAAACTATCCATATTTACATTAAATTTAGTTTTCATTTGTTTCTTGGTGACCCAGAGAAAAATAGCCTCTTTGTTaattttttacaattatttttttgtaaagCTGTATTGGTACAACCTCTGGTCTGGATTTGGAAACTTAACTGCCGAAGCTTGGCACCATTTTATCAATGCAAGATAACAGCCAGTGAAAACTACCACAGCAGCACACATGACCTTAAACCAAACTGCCTCAATTATCCATAATATTGTACCATATTCTGCATTCAAAACCTCCATATACTGGTATTATAATGGTCTAGAGATGGATGAAAACAACTTGGATAACTGTTGATAGTTGTATGTTGGTCAAACCATGTGTGGATTCCACTGCTATCAAGTTTCTT
This window of the Oncorhynchus clarkii lewisi isolate Uvic-CL-2024 chromosome 16, UVic_Ocla_1.0, whole genome shotgun sequence genome carries:
- the LOC139367503 gene encoding uncharacterized protein, with amino-acid sequence MSGALFTCEDPAVWRKLYGKYWEVVEAKSLGKGKKSGKLLPLDKWYQEELPVAIAGRAYKYVTQPELVKLMEWKLTRGKFRPRLQQLVASNSDEMVEKCSRKAFSLLPDVQAAITELRSLKALGPATASAVLAAGAPEQAAFMADEAVESIPGLGPIQYTPRHYALYLNKMATHTQTLNKVDSVRDWTPHRVELCLWAWAVANQLQLPLLKDVDLENSLHNKSDPETNDRPAKRQRTK